In Microbacterium lushaniae, the following are encoded in one genomic region:
- the groL gene encoding chaperonin GroEL (60 kDa chaperone family; promotes refolding of misfolded polypeptides especially under stressful conditions; forms two stacked rings of heptamers to form a barrel-shaped 14mer; ends can be capped by GroES; misfolded proteins enter the barrel where they are refolded when GroES binds): MAKIIAFDEEARRGLERGLNILADAVKVTLGPRGRNVVLEKKWGAPTITNDGVSIAKEIELDDPYEKIGAELVKEVAKKTDDVAGDGTTTATVLAQALVREGLRNVAAGADPISLKKGIEKAVKAITDQLLAGAKEVESKEQIAATASISAADPAIGELIAEAIDKVGKEGVVTVEESNTFGTELELTEGMRFDKGYINPYFVTDPERQEAVFEDPYILIANQKISNIKDLLPIVDKVIQEGKELLIIAEDVEGEALATLVLNKIRGIFKSVAVKAPGFGDRRKAQLQDIAILTGGQVITEEVGLKLENATVDLLGRARKVIITKDETTIVEGAGDTAQIEGRVTQIRREIENTDSDYDREKLQERLAKLAGGVAVIKAGAATEVELKERKHRIEDAVRNAKAAVEEGIVPGGGVALIQAGKIAFATLSLEGDEATGANIVRVAIEAPLKQIALNAGMEPGVVANKVAELEAGWGLNAATGEYGDLFAQGIIDPAKVTRSALQNAASIAGLFLTTEAVVAEKPEKASAAPADPTGGMDF, from the coding sequence ATGGCAAAGATCATCGCTTTCGACGAGGAGGCCCGCCGTGGCCTCGAGCGCGGTCTCAACATCCTGGCCGACGCCGTCAAGGTGACCCTGGGCCCCCGCGGTCGCAACGTCGTGCTCGAGAAGAAGTGGGGCGCCCCCACGATCACGAACGACGGCGTTTCGATCGCCAAGGAGATCGAGCTCGACGACCCCTACGAGAAGATCGGCGCTGAGCTGGTCAAGGAGGTCGCCAAGAAGACCGACGACGTCGCCGGTGACGGAACCACCACCGCGACCGTTCTCGCCCAGGCGCTCGTGCGCGAAGGTCTGCGCAACGTCGCAGCCGGCGCGGACCCCATTTCGCTGAAGAAGGGCATCGAGAAGGCCGTCAAGGCCATCACCGACCAGCTCCTCGCCGGCGCCAAGGAGGTCGAGTCGAAGGAGCAGATCGCTGCCACGGCATCGATCTCCGCCGCGGACCCCGCGATCGGCGAGCTCATCGCCGAGGCGATCGACAAGGTCGGCAAGGAGGGTGTGGTCACCGTCGAGGAGTCCAACACCTTCGGCACCGAGCTCGAGCTCACCGAGGGCATGCGTTTCGACAAGGGCTACATCAACCCTTACTTCGTGACCGACCCGGAGCGTCAGGAAGCGGTCTTCGAAGACCCCTACATCCTGATCGCGAACCAGAAGATCTCGAACATCAAGGACCTGCTGCCGATCGTCGACAAGGTGATCCAGGAGGGCAAGGAGCTCCTCATCATCGCTGAGGACGTCGAGGGCGAGGCTCTCGCAACTCTCGTGCTCAACAAGATCCGCGGCATCTTCAAGTCGGTCGCCGTCAAGGCTCCCGGCTTCGGCGACCGTCGCAAGGCGCAGCTGCAGGACATCGCGATCCTCACCGGCGGCCAGGTCATCACCGAAGAGGTCGGCCTCAAGCTCGAGAACGCCACGGTCGACCTGCTCGGTCGTGCGCGCAAGGTCATCATCACCAAGGACGAGACCACCATCGTCGAAGGTGCCGGTGACACGGCTCAGATCGAGGGTCGCGTGACCCAGATCCGCCGCGAGATCGAGAACACCGACAGCGACTACGACCGCGAGAAGCTCCAGGAGCGTCTCGCCAAGCTCGCCGGCGGCGTCGCCGTCATCAAGGCGGGTGCGGCCACCGAGGTGGAGCTCAAGGAGCGCAAGCACCGCATCGAGGACGCCGTTCGCAACGCGAAGGCGGCCGTCGAGGAGGGCATCGTCCCCGGTGGTGGCGTCGCGCTCATCCAGGCCGGCAAGATCGCGTTCGCGACCCTGTCGCTGGAAGGCGACGAGGCGACCGGCGCGAACATCGTCCGCGTCGCGATCGAGGCTCCGCTGAAGCAGATCGCTCTCAACGCGGGCATGGAGCCCGGTGTCGTCGCGAACAAGGTTGCTGAGCTCGAAGCCGGATGGGGTCTCAACGCCGCCACCGGTGAGTACGGTGACCTGTTCGCACAGGGCATCATCGACCCGGCCAAGGTCACCCGCTCGGCGCTGCAGAACGCGGCGTCCATCGCCGGCCTGTTCCTCACCACCGAGGCGGTCGTCGCCGAGAAGCCCGAGAAGGCTTCGGCGGCTCCGGCCGACCCGACCGGCGGCATGGACTTCTGA